The Vitis vinifera cultivar Pinot Noir 40024 chromosome 1, ASM3070453v1 DNA segment TCATATAGacgtataaaaaaattatgaggatTTATTGAACTTCTATTAATCAACATAGTTTGGATATAAAtcattacaaatgatattagaGTTAAGTTTCTCAACTTTGGtgtatgaatttatttaatcCTCGAAATACTATTAAATACAGTATGTACATGATCACATATGAAGATTTTGTGTTTGCAtaaagaaattatataaatacattttaaagtcgtaaaactcataatatttaaaatgatcaatatttatatgattatttaataattttaatagattCGTGTaatactaaatttatttttttaatagacaagttaaatgttaaaatcattttcttttatattgataatagaatcgttatttgaaaaaatgaatttgaggcTATGGTTTTACCATGAAATTCTTAAtagtttataaaattattatagtttttaataatatttttaaaaaattccctaGAAGTGGAGGGTAGGAAATTTGGACACGTGGAAGTCCTAGTGTACACATATGGGTTAGGTGTAATCATAATAAGGCTATTATTACACACGTGTGGGCCATTAATAACACACTCACACATCTCTCGTAGTCAACCTCTATCCATATTAACCATACCAACGGTTGCCAACACATGTGTATCATAAATGGAGGGTCCTGATCATTCTGCACTTATCTGTTTGGGAAGATGGAAAATTGTTTCCTAACTAACTTGTGGGTTGGTACAACCTGTTTATTATTGCTTTAGTTTTGATAATGGTTGTGCCATCAATCattaaactaatattttttattttatttttaatgattagatCATAATTCATAAGTATCAACCCTCATGCCCCATTAATCTAATTTAGGTCTGGCTTCAATTccatgagaaaaaaagaaaggtgtttttcatcaaattatttttagaaaaatcaagaTTTAGTGTATGGTTAATTTGACTTttatacaatttatttttaatttgaaattttaaaaatagaaaaaataaaaataactaattttattatacaatttgttttcattttaaaaattattttattaaaaaataagcataaattcccacaattttaaagttttagagTCTGTGTGGTAGTAATTATAGAAAGCGTTTTTAACCATTCTgacatttgaaaaataaaaattttcaagtattagaaaggttaaaaacactttccatAATCATTACTAAACATACTCTTAATCGacttttgtaattataaaaataggGATAAATCAATTTGGAAAATGTGAGATTTATGTTTTTgagttttattcaaatattaaaaattattttatgacatttaaatataatttttaatatttagagtGCGTTTAATAGTGTTTTTATTCGAAATGTTTTTTGTAAAACTGTTTTTAGtagaattatttatcaaatgttttcttaaaaaaaaaaaaaacactacaaGTGATTTCAAACACTACTTATCTGACATTACTCAAAggtatttcctaaattttgtcaaatacttaatttttttttcaaaaacattttttaagttaaatttttttcctaaaatataataaatttcttgttATAATGATCaagcaaaatcaaatatataataaatatttttccttatttataatcataattttttcaaacaGCATagtaaaaatacatttttatttaaataaaaattttaagaacatcaaaattatttttatttttaataatatgtaaattaatgacCGATAGTAAATTTAATGATtcattgtatttcatataaatattatccacTCTAATACAATTAGACTctcttaatttttgaaaagatagaGTTTTATAACTATTTCAAGGATTGATTTtgatattgtttattttaagtttaattacttatcatatttttaaaacacgtctacatATTTAAGGAAAATTGATTAGATAATATTAgcagaattaaaataaatgactacttggactttttttttttgtgtaaaatgtTTGAATACCCAATTCTATATGTGATATGTGAAGGAGAACATTaagaagaggaaaatagggATTTTCCCAAATTATGGAAGCCAAAAGGTATGAAGATGGAAGGGGAATTAACAGgtgagagaaaataaaaggcAAGGTGAGAAGGACACATAAGAAAGAGAAGgcatccttttcttttcttggagGTGCCAAATGTTTCAATACCAAGCAACCCCCGTCTCTCTCTCACCCTTTCCTTTTAAAACTCTCCCTTATGCCCCTCTCTCAACTCCTCCAAGTCCTGGCTTCtcctccaaatttcttcctcCACTAAAGTAAACCCCACCAAAAAAGCCCACACTTTTTCATCATCCTTTGCTCTAACTTTTGTCTTTCTCCTCAGAACCCCCAACAAAAGGGTTGAAAAATGTGGCAAAAGCAACACCCACATATGTCTTCTTTCAGGGAATCTGTGAAAACTCTTGAAGCTGATATACAACATGCCAATAACCTGTGAGTTCTTgcaatttctctttctttcctgtttttgaatttattttttatttttggttttgtgTTGATGAATCCATCGTTGAAGAACTGGTCAATTCTCTTCCTTcctggttttctttcttttttcccccctttttctGAGGTTCTTGTTGGATAGTTGGTTCAATTCAATGTGGTGGTTAGGTGGGTGTTTGTCATAAAGAAGGTAAAGAAGTTGTTTTTTCACATATCAATTTGGGATTGAGGAAATGCGACCTTATGTTCCCAATTTCAACTCCTCCTGAAATTCCATCCCTCTGAAAATCCAAAAACAGAAAACCCATTTGGACTTCACCACCTACATTTTAGGATTTTGTTTCTCAATTCCTTTGGTGCTTTGTAGTTTGATAATTTGGCCCTATATGTAGAACTGGTTCTGTAATTTAATGGTCTTGGTCTTCACCTAGATGAAATTCTTTTTATGTACTTGTTTGGTCAGGCCAGAAGATTTTACCAATTTGCTTTTTGATTGGGGTTTGCAGGGCAGCTGCTCTTCCAAGAGATTATGGTGGGGAGTCTGGGGACCGTGTCCAGATGAGATTGTCCTACAGCCCCTTTGCTCCTTTCTTCCTGTTTCTTATAGAATGGCTGGATTATAAATGCATGGATACCCTCCCAAGTTATTTAGGCCTTCTCCACATACTTGTGTATAAGGTGGGCTGTCATTTGTTTTAGCAAACTGTTTGAAATTAGTAGGATTAGTCACATGGGCTGCTTCTGTTTCTGTAACTTTGTCCTCATCTCTCTTCACTACTCTCTCTACTTCAATGGAAAATCCCAAATCAAGCTCCCTAATTGTACAGGTCTATGTTGATGGAATGCCAACGATGTCCTCACAAGAAAGGAAAGCCACCCTGAGGGAATTCTATGGTGTGTTCTTTTCTCCTGGGTTCACCCTCAATGATCATCCAGCTTTAATGGTTGTCATAGTTTTAGATAAATGCATACATTCTGTACTAACTTCAGTTGGGAACATTTTGCAGCTGTGATATATCCTTCACTCAGGCAACTCGGAGGCCAGTTTATCGAATTGGAAGATACCAATAAGAGAAGTCGATGCACAGAAGTTTTGAGCAGAAAGAGAGTGGAAGACAGGAGGAAGGTTTCTGATAAAGAGATCGATAGGGATGATGAATGTGGGATCTGCATGGAAACTTGCACCAAGATGGTGTTACCTAACTGTGGCCACTCTATGTGCATCTGCTGTTTTCATGACTGGTAGGCATCCATGAATTGCTTTCGGTTTTCTCCATTCCATGACATTTTACATTATGAACAAAACTGTTTATGTTAAATGTACTCAACGTTGAATTGAATCACAGGAATGTGCGTTCTCAGTCCTGCCCTTTTTGTCGAGGCAGCCTAAAGAGAGTTAGCTCTAGAGACTTATGGGTTCTCACTGGCAACATTGATGTAGTCGATACAGTTACTCTTGCGAAGGAGGATTTGAGGCGTTTCTACCTTTATATCGACAACCTTCCTCCCCTAATGCATGATACTCATTCGCTTTTATATGATTACATGATCTGAATCGGTGTAGAAGAATGAAGTAGTAAAGTATAAAGAATGCCGACCACCCATTGTACATAGAGTCTGGTGTGGAGAAGTTTGATCTCATCTGCCATATGGAAGATCAGAATACTCTTCCAGTGCAGCTGTATATAATTAACTGAAACTACCTGGATACCCTTTTCCTGATGAACTTGGAACTTGTTGATGATGATCAAGCAGATGGCCTTGAAGATTCATGAAATTCATCAATCAGCAGCCATGGCAACCTGCAAGTATGATGATATAACtaatgtaaaataaagaaaaggtaTGCTTGACATTCAACTCAGCTTTTTGGAACCTGAGTGTTGGAATGGAAATAGAAATGGCAAGCTACCATATTTGCTAAATTGGTATGTGACTTTCTTGTTATTGTATTGTGTATGATAATCATAGATCA contains these protein-coding regions:
- the LOC100245965 gene encoding E3 ubiquitin-protein ligase AIRP2 isoform X1; the encoded protein is MWQKQHPHMSSFRESVKTLEADIQHANNLAAALPRDYGGESGDRVQMRLSYSPFAPFFLFLIEWLDYKCMDTLPSYLGLLHILVYKVYVDGMPTMSSQERKATLREFYAVIYPSLRQLGGQFIELEDTNKRSRCTEVLSRKRVEDRRKVSDKEIDRDDECGICMETCTKMVLPNCGHSMCICCFHDWNVRSQSCPFCRGSLKRVSSRDLWVLTGNIDVVDTVTLAKEDLRRFYLYIDNLPPLMHDTHSLLYDYMI
- the LOC100245965 gene encoding E3 ubiquitin-protein ligase AIRP2 isoform X2 — encoded protein: MRLSYSPFAPFFLFLIEWLDYKCMDTLPSYLGLLHILVYKVYVDGMPTMSSQERKATLREFYAVIYPSLRQLGGQFIELEDTNKRSRCTEVLSRKRVEDRRKVSDKEIDRDDECGICMETCTKMVLPNCGHSMCICCFHDWNVRSQSCPFCRGSLKRVSSRDLWVLTGNIDVVDTVTLAKEDLRRFYLYIDNLPPLMHDTHSLLYDYMI